The Panicum virgatum strain AP13 chromosome 3N, P.virgatum_v5, whole genome shotgun sequence genome includes the window TGCAgccacatatatacatatacgtATATATATAACAAACTGTCAAACTGTACAAACAGTTCCAGCAGAGGTAGAAATTAAGGCGGTAGCCGCCGTCGTCAAGTGGGTGtgggcaagcaagcaagcaaaacCTCCACTCCAGTATATATCATGCACCATTTCATTTCATCAATCGTGCAGGCACTCTCTTATCCTCTCCTCCCACTCGCCTCCCTCGCTCCCCCAAAttctccgcctcctccgcagcgcgccgcggccggcgtgcTTCCCTCATCGGCGTTGCCCTAGCTCCCCCGGCCGGCCCCTCGGTCGCCGTCGCTTCCGGCGCGCGCTATGCCATGAGCAGAGACCTCGAGGACGGGCAGGGCGCCGTCGACACCGTTATTGAGGCAGCAgctggaggaggggaggggagcagcgaggcggcggcgcgcggtggcggtggcggcggagacgCGCACGACAACGACGTCGTGATGCCGGGGTTCCGGTTCCACCCCACGGAGGAGGAGCTGATCGAGTTCTACCTCCGGCGCAAGGTGGAGGGCAAGCGCTTCAACGTCGAGCTCATCGCCTTCCTCGACCTCTACCGTTTCGACCCATGGGAGCTCCCCGGTAATAATCAATAAGCAGCGCATGCATCTCCAAGCTGCTTGTATGCTTGCTCAGCTCGCCTGGCCTCTTTTAGCCTCGAATCTCGATCGATCTGTACTAATTAATTCTCTGTAATCACTTGTGGCTGTGCTCTCGattgctcggcggcggcgcagcaatgGCGGTGATGGGCGGGAAGGAGTGGTTCTTCTACGTCCCGAGGGACCGCAAGTACCGGAACGGCGACCGGCCAAACCGGGTGACGGCGTCGGGGTACTGGAAGGCTACGGGCGCCGACCGGATGATCCGCGGCGAGAACAACCGCCCCATCGGGCTCAAGAAGACGCTCGTCTTCTACTCCGGCAAGGCCCCCAAGGGCGTCCGCAGCAGCTGGATCATGAACGAGTACCGCCTCCCACCGCCGGCAACCGACGCTGACCCCTTGACCCCCAAGGTGAATTAAGCCCGGAATCCCCTAAAAGATTAGGGTTTCCATAAGCTCGCTCAATATATATGCATTTGCAGGGTTCTTGCTCGATTGTTGCCCCCAAATTCCAAAAGAAGTTTTTTATGTGGCGCGGTTAATTACCAATCATTTGAGATCTGCTTTTCGTTCGGTGCTTTTACTTTGGTCGCATGATTTTTATGAATATGCGAGATGCCTATTCCAgtattccttttcttttcagatCTATACAAGCTAGGGTACGCTTTTTTGGTCCCCTCTTCTTTTCTACACACATTTGAGAACCACCGGACATGTACAAAAGCTACAATCTAGAGTTACCCTCCTAGCTAGATACCATGTTCTCTAGATTCTGCAAGATCTTTCATCTTTGCAAGCTGAAGTCATTGATTTCCATTCGCAGAATACTCTGATCTGAACTTATTAATTGCAACACTCAATTATCCCTCCTATCTCAAGTTCTCAACTCATCTCACAGTTGTCTTTTTTGACGAGTAGTTGATGTGCTGCTTGATGATCTTAAAATTCATGCATACTCTAAGCTTAATCTCTATGTGTTTTTTTGGTCTATGAACTGGTGTCCTCTGATGTTTGCTACTGATGATTCTTCAGTTTGTATATacgttttttccttttctttccatgAAAAATGGATGCTGACCATTTATTCTTCTGACGGTGAGATGATACAGTCCGAGATCTCGCTCTGCCGCGTCTACAAGCGATCTGGCATCGACGATGGCCATGGGCAGTCATCCTCCAGTACCCAGCAGACTTCCTCCGGGCGGCGGATCTCCTCCCGCACCAGCATGCCGACCGGTCGGCATGGATCCTCACCGTCTTCCACGCCACTGTCACCGACGCAGCAGCTCAGCAGCTTCCATCTACTCCAAGGGGAATGCTCGTCTgcctcaccgccggcgcccaTCATGGACCACCAAGTGGTCACCTTGCAAACTGCGCCGCCGCTTGTGCCTCCCCCAAGGCCATGCACgtacgcgccggcggcgacgataAGATCAACAGCGGCAGCGCCGCAACGGGCACAGGGCGCGGCGGCCATCATCCCCTCCTCCACGTACTCACTGCtcaacatggccgccggcgctgcgccTATGGCCGGCAGCTCAAGGCCCATCGATGAGCTGAGCACGCTGGTTGGTCCCTGCCCCAGCCACTTCCTCCCCTTGatgcccgcgccaccgccgccaatgCCACAAATGACGCCGCTCGGCGCGCTGCCAATGGTGCTGCCACTGCCTTCTGTCACTGACAAGCTCAGCTGGGACTGGAACCCGCCGGTCCCTGACACGACAGCACGAGATTACAATGCCTCTGGTTTTAAGTGAGCCCAAATAACTCACTGTTAAGTTCTGAAAACCTGCCATCAGTGTAGGctaacttatatatatatacccttCAATCAGTGGACAGAGATTACAAATGCATGTCAGTTAATTAGTATATATATCAAGAATTCTAAATGGATTTTTCAGGAACTGAAGATAGTTGGTTTGTAAGCATAATGAGATCACTTTAAAAATCAGCATCAGCATGCCAGTTTAATAATTCACTCCCGATTCTTCATTCTTCCATGCATGTCTTTAACAACTAATTAACACAATTGGTGCACTTTGCTTAGTAGTTCCAAAAGGTTTTGGTAAGTTTTCTTTTTGCAGTTAAACTGCAAGGCACACATGAAATAATGTGAGCATGATTGGACGGAGACCGTTGCAGCAGGTGTTGTTTCTTTCAGCATGattggttggggggggggggggggacttgAAGGGGGTGGACAATGTCAGataaaaagctttgcatgttcCCACAGGAATTGTGTAATCTTTCAGATCTAAGAGGTGATGACTGTCTTGTGCATCCATGGAATGATTCATGTGATTATTGCAACAGCTTTTGTTCTTTACCTTTGCAACAGTGCTTGGTCATTGTTCTCAGTCATTTGGTGCTAACAGTCACCGAGCACATATACtgtgcttcctcttcttctttttgctgAAGAGAAAAGGTAAAAACAAGACAAGCTGAAGATGCGTGCATTAATTTGTGGGGAAGATTATTGAGATGCTCTCTCTGTTGTATATATCTACATTCTGATTGAAGGAAAAGACGATCTATTTGgcagatgatcaaaaggctacTCGTCGTTTGTTTTATCCATGAATTCACTGAGATGTCATCCATGTTGGATGtttcatattttggtgtgttctcTGCAGTCCCTAACTTGTTGTTACATTAGGCTGTACTGACGAATGATTATGCATATATGTAGCCAAGAAAGTTAGATATAGATAGCTAACTGTAGAAGAAGCAGCACTTTCTAGCTAATTATTGCAGGTTACATGCCCAAAGCAAAAAATAGATAAATAATGCATGCTAAATATTTCAGTCGCAGATCAGAAACCGCCCAGCCTTCGCTCCGGACCAGGTGAGCAACGATTACTTAGCTGCTTTTGATGTAGCGCTAGCTATATATCTCCTCTCAAAGGACATCTATATATATGGGCTACTAGTTAGCAAAAAAATGGGCATCTGAACCAAACACACGTGTCCTTGACAGAGTGTTAATTAGTGTGCAATTTTTACCTTCTTAATTAGTTAGCTAACAGTTAGAAATAATGATGGTCTAATAAAACATTTCTTTTATAAAAATGGTCGGAAAACACGGCCTTTTATTTCTGTGATGTTAGTTGTGAAGCCTCTCTAACTATAGAGTTCCAATGTTTCGAAGAAAACAATAGAGTTGCCATAATAACAAAAATACTTTTGAGCTTCCTTTGTATAGTACTACATAAATGATACTTCAAAATAGCTCGGTATCGAGTATATATCGACATGATCTCCATTAATATTGTGCCACATTATATTCTGTAAATatataatattaaatataagAGTTATAAATATTATCAAAGTGCATTTTATGATGAATCTATAAATATAAACCTTGTTTTGTTTATCTATGTGAGTTTTTACATACTTGTGATCAAAGCTATTCAAGTTTGACTTGGAAGTAGGTTGTTATATGACCTCTTGCAAAATTGCTGACAAACTTGTATTGTTATTCCTTTTTGTTTGATCCAACAAAGTTAGATCCAAAAATGCCATCACTCATTAATTGAGGTACCTGGATCACCTCTCCAGGACATTAAGTTGTGGAAAGAAATGAATGCCAAGCTACCAATGTCATGAATCTGGCACCTCTTCTGATTACATTTTGTATAGCTACCCACGTGTCCAGCCAGCAATTTGCGTTAAACACATAGCAGTGCTTTCTCGCTTCGACGCTAATTTTGTATGCATGAGAGCTGAAATGAGGAGCGAGAGCATGCAGGGCAAGCCGCAGGACGAAATCATACACAACAAAAATGCTCAAAGATAGGATATACCAAGTTTGTCGATTTGTATCACCATTTTCCTACTTGTAGTCCACATTAGAGAATTGTGAAATGTATATAGTGTTTATATGCAACAAATAGAAACATAAAAAGACTTCATGCCATGATGACAAGATTTAGTGACTTGAGAGAACACGGGAAAGTATTTAAGATTGATAAATTATTTCAGAACAATtctaaaatataattaaatagtAAACTAATCATATACTTCCCTCTGATCATAGATATAAATCCACTAAACTCTGTactaattcaaaatttaaatttaaccaTCAAATTTTGAAACCTCACATAGATAAGAAACACATGATGATGGGCATTACTAGATTCATCCTTAAGTACTTCCATAATATACAACTCTGTTAGTTTACTTAAGATGATATATCTGTATAGACATTTTCAGTGTCATATTAAAGCCTGTGTCAATGTTCGAACAATGGACTTATTATTCTTGCGATTAGAGGAAGTAAAAACTTTTTAAGTCCATGCATATATAATTTGCCAAAGAAGATATCTTggagcgccggccccttggagctttgtggctcgccggcaacatcaacgaccctccgacttggtgtggagcggcgtggacgatcttgtgcgggggacgtggagaccctcatcctttgtggagaagctccttagtggaaatcgggatcaaggtgaccgtggttgagtccgcggaagagacttgattaccgagaagcaatactcttagtgagtgcttcaacaatatggatgtaggtgtgcccttgtggctaaccgaaccacggaataaacacccgcgtcaagagtttgcttcctcctatcccgctctttacgtttatgtatttcatactagcaattcttgttcctttactttcatagaatagtttcttgataggaaaggctataggttgctaaactctttagGGATATggatttcacactagaacaaccttaattgcacatatagatagcatattttagtttaatattgtgcaattaagttggagccatagatctagattttaagttgcctaattcaccccctccccctcttaggctagagcacccaatCCGGTCTTTCACATTTAAGTATTTGCATATTCTTAGCAGGTTAATCATCAACTGGCAGTTCCCATACATATTCGAAAGTTCAATGATCTTCTCTGTGCTAAGCAACTTGTCATGCAAAAGATCCCTCTCCTCTTCATTTTGGGCATCCATACATCATACGCCTTCACTAACTGAGGAAAAGCTAGCATTGACTCTTATCACGAGCTACAGCAGTAAAGCTaactgaggaatgttgagtactctatcctgtttataatgagtgaattgtcaactgtgcggtgtgatcgtgcgcttggtctttggttgcaggtacacgggcgtcgagtgtcgacggagagttgccgtggaggagctcaggccgggcggcagctgtggcgtccactcctagatcgagggtgcaagcggcgacggaaggcgggtttcttggtttgcgccacaaaaccaaggaggcggacggcggttgaagacgccaagtcgtggaggcacgggcgtcggtctcgggactgacggaggcgacgggcgtcgacggcgtctagggcttcACTGCGGGTGaagaggtgacgggcgtcgggcggcgtctagggccgtcagaaggctgaggcaggaacggcatctagggccacggcgtggacgccggaatcttcccgcgcgtggagttttggctgttttctcaaaaaccggccacctacccgggtttcgcggaccccccaaaaAACCGcaaaccggatcttcatcgacatggcgtcatcgcggagaaggcttcgagtcgaagaaagaaactccgccgtcggatgagatcatgtacatatttccggttttgcccctacgggcattttagtgtctagtttgagtcgagggtattttggacccctgcgtggTCAACTTAAATACCCCtcacccctctcctctctcctttgcGCCAGCCACAGACAGCAccacgccaccacctcctcctggcgccgccctcctcttcatgtctccctctcttcttcctccctctcctctctagggATTAGAGGTATGGATTTTTGAAGACTATGTACTGAAATTGAGTGGGAAAGGATGCacaatcctccttgtgccctccgggcgTTTGTTTTCGATTCGAGTTCATCCATCTTGTGCTTTGTTTGAATGAATTTTGATTTTCCTTGGTCGAATCTTGTGCACGAGATGACGAGTGGTTTTTTGATGATCGAGTGACTCTTTGTAGTGTTTCTAATACATCTAACCTAGTGCTAATCTCCCTAGAATCACGAGTTCACTTGAATTGAAGTTCTTGGcattctagagaaaacccccgttcttgctcgggaattcctcgattcctcccaaaccatggagtgattcgtcgattccttccgtggacatgttcacaagtcctttgtgatcatgcctgcaaaatttgagctcctttggacttgatttgatcctccAATCATTGAAGTTTCCAAAGATCGTGGGCTGAAAAACGTTTCTGGACTCTGTTCTtcctatcaccggatgaaccgacgctttgaagttgtttgcgtcggatcaaccggtgagtaggtttcTCATGGGTTAGGTTTTTCTGCTATTCGCaaaattgcaccggtgcatagCTCTCGacgagcatcggtttaaccagtgtatGTTGACCAGCGATCCCACGAGTGTGATTTTACTCGTTTAACCGGCGTATTGATTTGTCtcaacgtcggttcatccggtgctctgTTGGATTCGATTTGctatctctctggacaactgcaccgatgtttaAATcaattttgtcggatcatccggcgtgtaacatcggttgaaccgacgctgttaaAACTCAtctgtcggatcaaccggtgcacACTTTCTCTCTTCTGCCGGCTctgctcatcggttgaaccgacgctgttcaaatTTGTGCgttggatcaaccggtgagttatatCGTGCTGTTTCTTGCGCTGTTTCTTCGTGTATGCTTCCGCGTTACTTCTCGCTTGTTTCTAGGGCTGTTTTGTGATAGTGTAGCTCCTCTATAGCTACtctacacttcacctaggacttgAGGGTTGGGTGCGAACTTGGAATCTTACGCCGAGCTTTCGTTTGCAAGAATttcaatcggctcccattcaccccccctctggtcgcccttttggtccttcaattggtatcagaacttggttgaggttttcagtaccttaaccggttcaaaaaccacttggcgaccatggcgagtcttggtaagatccctgtgtttgccggtgaggactatgcttattggaagttgcgtatgcgagccttcttgcaaagcatgggagccgaggtttgggagatcaccaagaaccagtcttacgaggtgcttgccgttcggaccacacctcttcaggtgtccgagcacgaggccaacgccaaggctgtcaatgccttgtttgctggcatttctcgtgcggagttctcacgaatctagggttttcaggaagcccacaaggtttggacgtgtcttgataactaccacgagggcacatctcaggtcaaggccagactgttcgagactcaccggcgtgaatttGAGAATTTCACACAAGGGttgggtgagagcattggcgacatgttcagtcggtttcaattgattgtgaacaaagtcaatgcgaacagatctgctgatgcccttgagtacacagagcatgagaaggccctcaagttgctctacgcacttgactgctctgtgtgggatctcaaggtgaacacgatcatcgagtctgcaggctatgagactctgaccgtgaatgagcttttcagcaagctcaaggccacggaggtggataaccagacacgagccaagctcaatggtgcccctcctttcAAGAGCAtggctcttgtgactggcccaggtggatcgagctctaacgctaactctgctcttggcttttctcttgcctctctaGAGACGctaggcgacgacgacttgtgctttctcatcagcaagttctagCATGTCTACCACAATCGGCAGAGgcggaagaaccccgggtgctaccactgcggcgatctgaaccacttcatcgccgagtgccccaagaagtctggcggtggccagaacaacaaccccgactactaccgccaccgcgaccgcgacgagggaggctccaacaaggagcgtcgacacagaccgctcttcttcaccgacctctgacgacgacgacaagaagaagaagaagcgggacaaagatgccaccggcttcatcggcctttgcttggcggccggtcggcgcaagagcttctgcaccatggcgggtgaagccaatggtgctcgtgcgtcttcagcTGAACATGCTACACTGACGCacgtcgactcttctcctggatccgagagtgattcagaggtaaactccactattgacctgcttgatactgaggttagaGAGTTGtatgccgctctcgacaaccagaagagcctgcttaaggaagcagctagagagcgtagaaagcttagggctaaGTTGGCTTGcgctagagagaaatctggtgaggatgagtgcgctggccgcatatctcacatgaatgatcttgttgctctccgtgccaagtatgatgagaacatcgcgaacttggatgttgccaagacCTCACTTTCTGACGTATCTCATGAGCTAGCCAAAGCCAAGCATGAGtttgaactggttaaggacgctcccattgttagtgatgtgcttgaatgcgatgagtgtcctatctttaagtctgatctagcttctttgcagtctaagtttgccactgttgtttgtgaactagaagagcttagatctaggcctgttctgcttggtgcctgtaagctttgtcccacgcttaggtcggagctagatgagaagaacaccttgattaagtctttggggaagactaaggtcggggagtctagcccacctattgattgtcatgtttgccctggtttgatttctaatttggataatcttgcggtagagaaaaccaatttggagaatgagaatacctatcttagggcgattctgagttgggtttctagcagtgagccgcagttgggcatgatgatcaagcagtttaagcatggtgatggttttgggggTTACATATatacgaagtcagactttgacaaactgtatggtaagatcggcaaggctgctggagctccaagtgctctaaacactgctaccacgagcacgcagccttcgcttgttgaccccgtggattgtgtgcttaaagaaccatcgaaagcacctccacagaagcaggtttgggttccaaagcccaatgagttGAGGAATtccctcgatacgctccctgctgccatagcccaggttgcccagaagaagggggctgctcctccccgtccgcaggcgaggcctccacctcccaagagagaggtgaggtaccactgcgagttctgtgacagagaaggtcacctggaggagttttgcttcaggaggaagcgggctgtgaggcgtgagcaggagagacgcaacccggacatgtactctgctcgggtgcatggtcctcctcggcgtggtggtaggcaagatgctagggcgcgccgtgtaggtggaggacagggagatggtggtggttaccgtgctccagcgggtggtcgttttgtcggtcgtgctcctggtcatcctcagtacggctatggaccacgggaccgaggctttggaggaggttacgatgcaccacgctttcctcgcggtggtagtcgtcagcctcgcggtagacgggacaggggacacgcttttgatcttgctaacccttctgtagagcaaatggctcgacactgatttgcttctcactttgctaaccccagtgttgagacatttgcttaccctttgtctcactactgatgtgtaggttggaggcttggagaacaggtggatcatggactctggttgttcgcgccatatgaccgggaatgacaaatggttctccagcctcaccccgatgcgctcaaaaggatacattgtgttcggggacaaTGTTAAGGGAAAGGTACGTGGTTtaggcgctgttcgagtttctgatcgctttaccctgaaagaagttgctttggtttcgaaccttgggttcaatttgctctctgtttcacaacttcttgatgaggggtttgaagttcgcttcaaggagggttgttcttgTGTTTTgaattccagaggagatttggtttgccggattttacctcgcgatcgggttttcttggctGACTTCTCTAGAACTTCCCTTagcccttctcgttgcttgttggctggtccttcttccgatctgtggaagtggcataggagacttggacatttgagcttcgatttgttgtcgagactcagcttacttggcctaatccgaggattgcccaaattgaagtttgaaaaggaccttgtttgccatccgtgtcgccacgggaagatgattgccgcttctcatccgcctgttaatcaggtgatgaccgctcactctggagagttgctacacatggacacagtaggTCATTCTCGGATGATGTCAGTTgatgggaagtggtacgttcttttgatcgtggacgatttttctcgctattcttgggtcttttcatgagaaccaaggatgaggcttccgagtttgttcgagacttgatcttgtggttgaaaaacgagctaccccaggccatgcaagagattcgcagtgataatggcacagaattcaaaaacgctcgttttgacaccttttgctgtgatcaagggctcgaacaccagtattcgtccccctacactccacagcagaatggagttgtagaacagaagaatcggacgctggttgagatggcgaggacgatgctcgacgaGCATAGGACCCctcgaaagtactgggctgaggcggtcaataccgcttgttatttgtccaaccgcattttcttgcatgctttcatgcacaagacttcttatgagttgcgttTTGGACgtcagccccgtgttgaccatctcagagttttcggttgccggtgttttgtgctgaaagaaggaaatcttgataagtttgagtctcgctcgactgacggtatttttctcggttatgcatctcattccagagcataccgtgtgttgcatattgattctaacatcgtcagagagacttatgaagtcactttcgatgagactgcaccgtgcaatgcttctgtctttgaagttgcaggagatgatgagctcggcacctccatctttgaagatgaggaggaagaagctgcggaggatGGTGCTGAGGCtgccacgcgtgctgtggacccagtcacctccgccacgagctcggacgatgatgacggccccgatcctactacgtctacttcacgggggccagtcgagcaggtgactcagccttcaccaactgcacctgaggaggcaccagctttggttgaggaggaggcgacttcgacaagggaagcaccgtaacacattcagcgtcgtcatccacctcaacagatgataggtgacctcaacgagcgagtcacacggtccaaggtaacaagtatcgctggctttgctcattcagtgtttgttgcctctttcgagcccaaagatgttggacacgcaCTTTCAGActccaattgggtcaatgccatgcatgaggaacttgaaaattttgaaagaaaccaagtttgggtt containing:
- the LOC120665440 gene encoding NAC domain-containing protein 35-like isoform X2 is translated as MSRDLEDGQGAVDTVIEAAAGGGEGSSEAAARGGGGGGDAHDNDVVMPGFRFHPTEEELIEFYLRRKVEGKRFNVELIAFLDLYRFDPWELPAMAVMGGKEWFFYVPRDRKYRNGDRPNRVTASGYWKATGADRMIRGENNRPIGLKKTLVFYSGKAPKGVRSSWIMNEYRLPPPATDADPLTPKSEISLCRVYKRSGIDDGHGQSSSSTQQTSSGRRISSRTSMPTGRHGSSPSSTPLSPTQQLSSFHLLQGECSSASPPAPIMDHQVVTLQTAPPLVPPPRPCTYAPAATIRSTAAAPQRAQGAAAIIPSSTYSLLNMAAGAAPMAGSSRPIDELSTLVGPCPSHFLPLMPAPPPPMPQMTPLGALPMVLPLPSVTDKLSWDWNPPVPDTTARDYNASGFK
- the LOC120665440 gene encoding NAC domain-containing protein 35-like isoform X1; the protein is MSRDLEDGQGAVDTVIEAAAGGGEGSSEAAARGGGGGGDAHDNDVVMPGFRFHPTEEELIEFYLRRKVEGKRFNVELIAFLDLYRFDPWELPAMAVMGGKEWFFYVPRDRKYRNGDRPNRVTASGYWKATGADRMIRGENNRPIGLKKTLVFYSGKAPKGVRSSWIMNEYRLPPPATDADPLTPKMIQSEISLCRVYKRSGIDDGHGQSSSSTQQTSSGRRISSRTSMPTGRHGSSPSSTPLSPTQQLSSFHLLQGECSSASPPAPIMDHQVVTLQTAPPLVPPPRPCTYAPAATIRSTAAAPQRAQGAAAIIPSSTYSLLNMAAGAAPMAGSSRPIDELSTLVGPCPSHFLPLMPAPPPPMPQMTPLGALPMVLPLPSVTDKLSWDWNPPVPDTTARDYNASGFK